GCACTGTCCAGTGTTTAAAGGTCACACTCGGTTTGTAATAAATAATCCAGTGGTACTGAAGGACAACAGTGAAATTGGAGGAAGTTTCATCAGTATTTTCTGGGGTTTGTTCATTACTGTGCTGTAGATACCATTAAGCCTTCAGGCAAAAGAAGACAACTGTTAGAACAAAATATTCATTTACCCAGAACAACCAGGTAAGAACTTTAgaactttattcagcaaataTAAGATAAAAGAAATCTGTAACACAAATGCAGGTCTGGAACTGTGTATGTATGAAAAAGTGCACAACTGTACTAAAGTGATATGTGTAagtaaaaacaaatgaagagTCCAAACAGTATGTTCTTAATTAATCATGCCTAAAATAGTCAGTCAAATGTCAGTAAAGGTGTTTTAATGTATGTATTGTTCACAGGTCATGGAGATTCATCAGTCTGCTGTGATTCTGCTGCTGATCTTGAGTGTTTCATCCTTCACTCACGGACAACCAGCAGATATATGGCAACGCTATGTAAAATTCCTCAATCAGCATGTGGATCCATTTATGACTGTGAATGATTGTACCAGTAGAATCGAAAACAGAGACATCACTGGAACTAATGGTGCCTGCAAACCTGTCAACTCCTTCATAGTAGCAAATGCAGATACAATTAAAACAGTTTGTGGCAGAGGAGGAACTCGACTGAGGAATGATCGAAACCTGTTTGAGAGCGACCTACGATTTTTTGTGGTCAAGtgtaatataaaaacaattaagaATGGAAAGTGTGAATATGTAGGGAAGGGTTACACTAGAAAGATTGTGTTGGCTTGTGATAAAGGCTGGCCTGTACATTATGAAAGGTAATGAACAGATGACAGGCTGAAGAGAACGTCAGAGCTTTACAATGTCTTAATTAGTTCTTCAAATCTCCTtttctgtcttttgttgtttttcaagtacaaaaaaataaatagatatcAGTGACTCAATCATGaagtcaaaaataaatataatttaatatagggTATTATAATCCTGCTTTAGGGTCAGGTTGTAACAAATGTGAAAACAGTTTTCCTTATATTGTTCTTTATGATCAATGCAAATTACCTCACAAATAAATGAAGTATAACAATATAAGCAAAGCAATATAACAgttaatataaatgatataatgTTACAGTgttatattttttcttcttttctttctgtttttggTTAATGTTGCATCTATATTTtttatgatgaaaaaaaaagcattattcTGTGTAATTTTTGTATATGTAATTGTATTTGTGTATGTAGTCTggtatgttaatgttaatgtacACATATGGGTTTTTATGCAATTTAGGTATATGcacttttaaaagatttttcaaGCTTTCAAAATCGGatgtaataaagtaaaattatGTACTTAATTATGTATCTTTTGTTTAGATACTGTGTTAACAATGCTAATGATTGAGGATCTTacctaataaaacaaaaaacattggtAATTTAAGGTAAGAATGTACAAAAGGGACTACACAGACACTTTATGTAGATTATGCACTTTGTATttcctaaaataaaattaaaaaacaacactCAGAGACTGTAAGCACAATTTCTGTTGTGATGATTTCTGAAACACACTGAAAGTGAACTATATCAACTGGTGTGTAGCcgttttttatttcttaaataaGCATTTCATCAATGCTATGTGCTCTTAGCTTTCCACTGTAGCCAAACAATGGAAAGCTTTTACCCTTTTAGGTACCGGTTTCTTGTATATTATACACTGTTGCCATCTACAGGTCATAATAGGAATAACACTCCTGATCGCCattgaaattaataaaaatgtaatgtcactagatgacatcataatggcaatctcattgatatatatataaatatgaatagagATCTAGATAAGGTTTTtcaagaagttgctagatttgttcctaaaatttgaaaaaagtctcaaaaggggTGGGGAAGTCACCAAATCTTGTGACAAAATCCCTAAACTGGCAACACTGGCCTCCACACACCTGCCTgtaagtttctagtatgcctattcagaccttgattagctggttcaggtgtgtttaattggggttggagctaaaccctgcaggacagtggccctcagGACTGAGTTTAGACACCCCTTTAAAGGGGCTAAAATACtccaatatgtttgcagatatttaggaaacatgctaagttcacctacttgtttatctgaaaaacaatgctacagccagatattctactttgaaatgtgtgtttcatgtcggaatgtctgtctttgttttggtctgttgGAAACCTcgtgctgccagtttatccaatagtatttcgacatcacaggttacCAGTTGGCAGAAAACACCACCtgttgcagccatggaaaccaacaaccaaactgggtcagagaatcgcagattctacctgacctagggctgggcgatatattgcatgcgattctcacgcgcatttcgtcagtaaagccggttccctgattacctctaaatcgccatcacctgctttaaaatggagcgccttttaatagacagagccgtagttcatggagaagccacgcaaaatcgcgtttagtatcgaagatgaatcgacttcgataatgaacccgattttgcgtggcttctccgtgaactacggctctgtctattaaaaggcgctccattttaaagcaggtgatggcgatttagaggtaatcagggaaccggctttactgacgaaatgcgcgtgagaatcgcatgcaatatatcgcccagccctaacctgacctaaaaagcctatgaatctaaaaatctctatgaacgacagcatattaaaacacagataaatcaactcatcagcttacagtgtgtaagtctcttcagctttcattgtcaattgcgctccctCTTGTTGCATGTCCTCAAGCTGGCGACCCGCGTCTTTgaaggagggggcggggcaaacaatattttgaatttggactgcagtacctatttcgaccactgggtgtcattcctacatagagcccctttaatacatgtatttatttgatttgacTCTGCACCTGTCTCCTTCACTGGCAGAAACAGTAATGAGCCACCTACTATAAGGAATTAAAGGGGATAAAAAGCAAAGTACAGTGAATCAATGACCAATGGCAACAGAAATTCTTTCCATACTATATTCAAAAGCATATTTACAAAACCTAACTCTATGAATGAGCAAATTAAGAAAGTaaacaaaatgattttaaactgtTTTCCAGTTGATGATgtacttttatatttaaagaggctctatgtaggaatgacacccaatggtcgaaataggtactgcggaccaaattcaaaatattgtttgcccttCAAAGGCTCCCAGCTTGAGGACGCGCAACAATAGGGAGCGCagttgacaatgaaagctgaggagacttacacactgtaagctgatgagttgatttatctgttttaatatgctgtcattcatagagatttttagatggatgcagaggctttttaggtcaagtAGAATCTGCAATTCTCTAACCCAGTTTGTTTACTGGTTTCCATGACTGCAATACTGGTGTTTTCctccaactggcaacctgtgatgtcgaaatactattggataaactgccAGCACAGggtttcgcacagaccaaaacaaagacagacattccgacacggaacgcacatttcaaagtagaatatctggctgtagcattgattttttgagaaacaagtaggtgaacttagcatgtttcctaaatatctgcaagcatattggggtatttttatgctttattaaagtaaaaatcttacatatagcacctttaatatgttaCTCTCATTAATGGAGTTAAACACCAGGGATGTGCAGagagtttaaaaaatgtgttttcaccTTTATAAGCTGTTTCGAACATCCAAAACGAATTTCAAAGGAAGTTCGCTTCGacctgattttgtttgaaattacgTCACATTAGATCtgcacaattctggataaaataaaaatcacagtgttttggtttcaaatagagattgtgattctcccatgattctgaatatacaGTACATTCCCCGGTGTTAAATCAACGCTGCTTGGTGTTCATATGGGAACCAGCAGCAgggtgttaaagtaacactgaagcagagttaaataGATTAtgtgattaattaagtgatgattgtttgattattaaagacacctgatgataacgagcagaatcactgaaggaaagagaaacacaagaactacaactgacttcagccacagccttagatgaaatcaaaatcaattTACTAtattagtgcatattactagtcttgtggtgaacaattaatccgtgcaagttaaaacacagaaaaaaaattgtcgctgtaatctttaatcaaaaactgAAAAGTTACTTGCGGTCTGGAATGGTGTTTCttcttattgaaaatgtttggtcactgttatggtgatcagtgtttcctttagttggaCAGTTTGACTCTTCATGTGAGTTTATGGtctttgtaacagtgtttacaGAAACATGTAATTTCTTACAAAAGAGCATGACCACAAACAAGAGCAAGCAGGTGATAAGGTGCTAACCTTCAGGACAGCtgatttactagaggttctgacaaaatattaattgctggATGTTCCTAAAACGTTGAACTTTAAATCaaaattcaccccaaaattatcacagaataaaatatgtaagcagtgtttcaagtactGCTTTTAAGGAGTGGCGCTTCAATATGATGACTAAAAAAATTGCAAAGTAATGGAAAGAAAACACGTCTTTCAATAAACTGTCCAATGGTTTCACGCGCACGCAGCGTGCCCAGTGtgcttcattaacaaatgactttaatgaaccggttctttgagagtcaaaaacacagcgcaGCCAAGATCAGAACTTAAGATTTTTTCCCATATTTGTACGTGAATCGGAAAATTATTGCTTCCCTGCTAGAAGTCCTGTGAGAAATGTAATCCCATCCGAATATGTCTGAGATTTTCGTAATTTTTTGGCGAGCTGATTCAGCGACCGCCCgctccactttcatcatggataaaggtatttttgccatccgacgaaccaataacatgaaatcaatacgGAGATCCCGATCACAGAAACTAATAGCAGAGTTGGGGTAAGAATCTAAACGTATTTTagcttttctcgattgctaacacattataagtgattcagttggcccagtttcccaaaccattcgttcagttctcaaaacaaagacacatttctcaaaacgtttAACAATGACAACATTTGGGAGAAAAACTGATGACACACCagtcaaaatctgagagagctgaatgaataatttacaggggttttaaacttacacagtaccagtatgctactttagatgagggaaatgtCACGTTGTACACCCTCAATGTTGTGATTGTCAACTTTCTTTGTAGCCATTTGTTATAtgtatactgtatttttttgcaGCACTGAGAAATGATTGCCTTGGGATATagtcttgtgtcagaagaccaatacactgctatagtgtatactgtaatgaaatttagccaaatgtgcagaggatgctgaatttacttttactgcaattgacagtatactgtattgtggtgcataccaagttcatacttatttttctcatgcttttcatctactgcaagatcaatttataatagtaaaataaacaaaagaggtatttttgttatcctttttaaataaattgatctcactagtgttcactgggcagtgcagtagtctgtgtaattgttatgttttgtgtgtcatctgatgccaaagtttgattttgtcagacaagaataagtttttgactaaaacattttattttgacctggacATTTGAGGTTTGTGCAAGTTGATGCATAGTTTTGATATTGTGTTTAgctgtgagaaaatgttgaattgtttcatgaattgtgtgttagcaatcaagaaaaacaatatgacTGAAAAGTTTGAAGGACAAATTTATGTTGGCTTGTCATAAACCCAACTtcaagtcttgtttaaaaaatgtaaaaactttgGTCAGTTAGTCTagaatatagatgttctgggtgattgctaaaatgttgctaggtggttgctaggctcttgctatgcagttgctggggtgttgctagagtatgtagttgatagggtgttctgggtgaacacacacagacattcccacctctgttaataacagaaactcaaaaattgttttgttgctctttaacttgcactaaaatGTGATTTGTGCCATTGAAGTAGCCtgtgttatattaataaaactgctcatctaCTTTAGTGATACAAGCTCAGACTCATTTAGAAGTTTCTCATATATTGTATTTACTTGGCAAGATGGATATTgaaattttgttatttattaattttaaacagaTACTTTctggtaatgcaatgtttgtgaacacatTTGTGTATGTAAGGctataaatctccaaaaactatgcatgAGCGCTTGttttggtgttgccacccctcatagacctcatgccaccctataaataattttctagattCGCCCCTTAGGATAAATCACAATATAAGGGGgcgccaaaaaaaaatcttgcctaGGGTGCCAAAGACGCTAGGGCCGGCACTGAACCAGCAAATACATATATGAACATCTGCAAGAGCAGCACcacagagaaaaataaaacaataaagagGTGGAGATAGTGCAGACAGCAAACGAAACATCAATATAAAGTTGATAGTGAAATTAGTGAATTAATGTTGAAATGTATATCTAGATGATTTAATATTAGCTTAAAAGTATGTTAGAGACACACAGATTTCAGGCAGTATGAATGaactatatgttttatttatgacATAAACATACAAAGATTTTTCAGGTTCATTTCCTTGTTTCAGAAAAGAAAACAGTGTTTATGTGGGGTTTACTTCAAAGCACTTTTTTCTTTTGGCTGATGTAAAGTTAAGGAACACAAAAGCCTTTACCACATACCTTTTCCCTTCTGAGAGGCATTTAGCATATATTGGCTTTGACACTTATTTATCTTGATTTTTATCTTGAGTTTGACACTTGATTTCTCtgacataaataaaaatcatgatTAAAACTCATACTCTATTGACTGTATTCACATATTTACAATGAGCACCAAAAGACAAATCCAAAAATTGTTTGGATaaaattacattgttttatCAAGTATACAAACATTTGTGTGTAAATTTTGCTGTAACAACTCCTCCATCAAGTATTTCTCAGGTTTAATGCAAGAGTAACAACATTTAGTGCAGCCTGTCTCAGTTGCAGGCATTGAACAGAATAAATACACTCAGCAAAGTGTTTCacaaactttaaaataaatcagtGACTTTCCAAgcttattaaagggatagttcactcaaaaatgaaaatgtgtttatctatttacccccagggcatccaaagATAGGTGACtttgtagaacacaaattatgatttttaactccaactgttgcggtctgtcagtcgtataatgcatgtcaatggtaacaaaatctatgagagtaaaaaaacatgcacagacaaatccaaagtaaaccctgcggctcgtgacgacacattgatgtcctaagacacgaaacaatcggtttgtgtgagaaactgaacagtatttttaaacacctaaaacaccactatgtccaactgccttgagtatctggtgtgtgaggtctgaatgcacacttatgccggaagtgatctctcgtgTGTATATGTCTAtgagtgcgagagatcacttaCAGCGTCAGagtacgactgacagaccgcaacggttggagctgaaaatcatcatttgtgttctactgaagaaacaaagtcacctacatcttggatgccctgggggtaagcagataaacatcacatttacatttttgggtgaactatccctttaaggctggTTTTGGTTCCAGTGTAGCTGGTGGAAAATGTTTTCTGATGAAGGTTGATGACTAAGGGTTAGTGTTTAAACTATAAACATTAGAAACATTTGATAGCAACATTCATAAATGTTTCCGCTAACATCAACAATAAAAGCAGCTACAATATCAGTAGAGCAGTCTGTCCTTGTGTTGAGGAGTAAAATCTTAGTCATAATGCCTGTCTTGTTGAGGTAATTGATGAGGAAAAGCAGTCAGTTCTATCAGTTATAAGAGGATGTAAACAGACAGgacaaaataactgaaatcTCAAACCAGATCAGCATTATAGTGCAAATGACAAGAAACAGACTCACTGTTCCTGTCTGGATCACTTCATTATCTATAATAAACTTCTAAACAGCAAAAACTTGAGTGTTGATGATCTCTCTTGGGAGTATATGTGAGACCacactcaagagtgttaaagtgttaaaataagaatGAAGCatgtgttaaagttaatgagataattaggttATTGATTGACCATTATCGAAGATAtctgatgttaataagcagaattTTGCTGTGAACATACggaaaaaaacatcaaacactCGCTGATCGCTGATAATGTGTTGCTCTGTTTCTCACTTTATTGCTCATATACTGTATAAGgctaaatttgtttatttattatttaaattattaaaaaaaaaatctatcaaatAAGTTTCTGGTGTCATATTGgttaaataatatgtaatagttgaaattagggctgggcgatatatcgcatgcgattgtcacgcgcatttcgtcagtaaagccggttccctgatgaccgctaaatcgccatcacctgctttcaaatggagcggcatttaatagacagagccgtagttcactgataagctacgcaatattgcgttcattatcgaaggcgattcatctgcgataatgaactcgatattgcgtagcttgtcagtgatctacggctctgtctattaaatgccgctccatttgaaagcaggtgatggcgatttagcggtcatcagggaaccggctttactgacgaaatgcgcgtgacaatcgcatgcgatatatcgcgatatataaATTTGACTGGTATTGGTGCTGATAACTGAAATCTTGGAATCGTGACACAATTATGCTTTCCTGTAGCCAAAAAGGATGTAGCCAAGTACAGTAGGATGCCAAAGTCATGGGTttgatcccagggattgcacatactcagatacaaatgtatataatgcaatgtaagtcgctttggataaaagcgtctgccaaaagcgtaaatgtaaatgtaaatgtaaattactCTGTGAGTAATGAGAATTTCAGCTGATCCTCTTCTCTCCATCATTTCCTAATTTTCTTCAGTGTCCCTTTCAATGAaagtatcattttttttttagcagccTCAGTCTGAATCTGATTTAAGGACATCTCATCCTTCTCAGAGGATGTCATTTGGATCCTGTAAGAAAATACAAATTCACAAGATAAAAGTAATGAGGAATGACTTTGAATTGTGTCTTTTCCTGTTGTTTGTACAGAGGTTTTCATTTCCCTAAATATTTAACACAACGTCTTAAACTGCATCAAACTGTCATCTTTTGTgctacaataatataaaatgatttcAGTATCACATCTAAAATGCTTAAACTACTGTATTGGTGTTTTCTAATAAGATACTTGCTCTCTGAAAAAAATGTGAACTTTTATTTAGGAGTTATTAGAGTTTTTGATTGTTTTGACACTGCCTCACTGGCAAATATCAGCTTATGTAgtgttaaaagtaaaaaataaaagtaaagaaaaaatatattatttcacAGGGTATATGCTAAACCGAGAattttactaatataatactattaaaatatgttcatACTGTTGTACtgataaagttttttttgttttgttttggcacAGTAAATGTGATACTTACAGTCTGTGGTACTGCTGTATGGATCCTGCGGTGACAGTAAACCACACCAGCAGCAGCAACCAGCAGAACAGCAACAACACCAATCGCTATTCCTGCTACAGCACCTGAAGACAGACCTGAACCTGGAACAGCTGAAGACAGACAGTCATTATTACTGTAGAGTGAATGATTATACCTCCAGTGTCTACTAATATTGCTGACTGATAATTACACCTTTATAACTTTGATCATCAGTCGGTATGATATTGATTTAACTGACAAATCTGGTAGGGTTTATTTAACAGCAAATAAAACAGAATCAGCACTGAGAGATCAACACAAAACATCAGGAAAACTAATATTATGGATTTTTCATTTTAGTAACATtaataaagtttgttttttagcaGCCCACAATCAAACATTATTGGGTTGATTTTAAAATACTgaactgttttttgtttgtttgtttttaaattcctcaaaggaaaatgcattaaattacttataatgaataaattatactCACCAGTGACAGTAACATTGAATCTCTTAACTCTGGTGATGCTGaagctgctgttgttgatgatgatcttgtgatggaaatattttatgtcaacatgaaatgtacagaaaatgcaGACTAAGGATGCTCAGGTCAAAGACCAGTCACATGATTAGCTTAGATCATTACAAaccaatcaccagaacaaatcacagtgatgaagacattgatttttactcaactgtaagacttaaatgtgcatgtatctttctattcattgagacTCACTTGGTTGTTGTGACCAGTGATCTCCCGGCcgtaaataaaacttcatttctacaaagagcaacttggaAGTCGTGTCAGGTATATGCTGCGCAGCTAAATAGAAGATCCTACgctcaaaagacaacaaaagtAACAGCCAAGTGTGATTGAGGTAGTGAGGaatagaagtactaaagattctatgctcaaaagacaacaaaagtAACAGCCAAGTGTGATTGAGGTAGTGATAGTAGCTTCTTGACGGGACGCCGTCACCATACTTCAGGGAAGTATTGGATTGTATTGTAAGTATTCAGGAATTCAGGGAATTACCTCGAGATACTGTAGTATTGTATTAACAACTAGGAGTTGTTTAAATTGTCAGTGGTGAAGTCAGATTGTATTGAGAATTTCCACGACAATCTTCAGTTCATATTCTCCAGAGTCTGTGTTTCTGGTGTtcatgatggtcagagatccagtctgatgatccagcttcagtctgtctttgaATCTCCCATCACTCTGAACATCTGTACAGATCCTACTGGGATCTCCAGTGATTTCAGTGATGCGAGTGTCATTAAAATACCACGTCATCAcatcgttttgtttttttgctatgGCAGGATCTAAAGTAACAGATTCTCCCTCCTTCACTGTCTTCATTTCATCTCGTTCAGCAGCAGAAACACCTGAAACACAAACCAACAGATACTGGAGGATATTTtgctgaaaacaaacaaaactacaCAACATAAAAGAACTGATGTGATTGCACAAGCTCGGAAAAGACTCTCGATCAGAAAAGAAACATTTAGGTTTGTGCCAGTAAACACATATTAACAATATACTTTAAATTTAAACTGCATTTAAACATCCATTAAATGACTCACCATTGAGAGTAACATTGAACATCTTTTCACTGTCGTTGCTTTTGCTGAAGATCTTCAGTTTATAAACTCCAGAGTCTGTGTTTGTGATGTtcatgatggtcagagatccagtctgatgatccagcttcagtctgtctctgaatctctcagtatcttcattacactgaacatctgtacagaTCTTACTGAGATCTTTATTGATTTTAGCAATGAGAGTGTCATTAAAATACCATTTAATATCATCTCGTTGGTTTGTTTGAACACCAGTGtgtagagtgactgaatctcccttcACTGACACTGACACTTCAACACCAGACACACCTGGAGAAGAAACAGTTAACATATGAACAGTTAACTTATatggctgtgatttttttttttctatggatCATAAAGCTCGTAAGTAGAGAAATCTGTCTGGATTCATAATGTAACGCATTCACTCATCATCAGACAAACATACACTTCTCTTGAATGATCTTAACATACAATCACATTCCAGTTCTACCCCTTTCACATATTTACAttcaaataatcaaataatgaATATTACAGTGATAAATAGTaaccataaaaatattttagaaaattaTGCTATTTTCCACTGCATTAAGACTCATAGTGTCctttcaacaaaatat
This genomic stretch from Megalobrama amblycephala isolate DHTTF-2021 linkage group LG2, ASM1881202v1, whole genome shotgun sequence harbors:
- the LOC125262636 gene encoding ribonuclease-like 3, yielding MEIHQSAVILLLILSVSSFTHGQPADIWQRYVKFLNQHVDPFMTVNDCTSRIENRDITGTNGACKPVNSFIVANADTIKTVCGRGGTRLRNDRNLFESDLRFFVVKCNIKTIKNGKCEYVGKGYTRKIVLACDKGWPVHYER